In one Romeriopsis navalis LEGE 11480 genomic region, the following are encoded:
- a CDS encoding EAL domain-containing protein, with translation MTWRPTTPLISSGNWRHPFGPRAIHPIISTPIAQPVIPGDGNHAAAIAQLSQQALAGLEVRALLQLAAQIVTQVLAVKVCAIWEIRANHQTLACHTIVGTIAPATSLQLQHWDWPQIRQRNTPPLHFSAPLHHCDPQTQPTHYQAESVHNLACLINGNGASAFGILEIYTPQPQVFTPADIEFLQAIAQFISTAIQRHQHDRLLHIRNASLEEIAANCALTDIFQHLCQAIETDIPDARCSIIQLDEAGQQVAMQASPRLPEYYTLDRETYPIDKLPAFYQQVLNTQSAYIWDGQLALTTADPTWDTYAAANQLQAVWVIPFCNAAKPEQVHGFLTIAHSTAASPQPQNHQLIETVAHLAAVATENHRNAHKLEKQAMYDGLTGLPNRIFFMQQLSAQLQARQEPFALLFLDVDHFKLVNDSMGHNAGDELLVEITRRLIPCIRRTDMFARLGGDEFAIMLNGVLNVGQAQSIADQIKAVLSLPFKILDREVFASVSIGIAHSDNYYASPAEILRDADIAMYRAKSLGRSRAATFDKTMHANVLDRMQIEMELRRVVDQLFLDGSSQLQLYYQPIVSLKTGKVAGFEALIRWMHPERGTISPLEFIPIAEEIGLIIPIGQWVIQEACQQLSRWQNELNIPDLSMSINVSSRQFLQADFLPMVQQILEYTGISPDCLKIEITESVLMETANTVLERLEYLRDLGVRLSLDDFGTGYSSLSYLQQFPINTLKVDRSFVNTLSEDQDQVVQAIVALTDGLAMDAVAEGIETKEQLAHLRFLGCEYGQGYFFSPPMCREQAEAMLIDKPHWPDPLSLLATAQTPATLPQAIE, from the coding sequence ATGACTTGGCGCCCAACCACCCCACTAATTTCCTCCGGAAATTGGCGGCATCCGTTTGGCCCCAGAGCAATTCACCCGATCATCTCCACGCCGATCGCCCAACCCGTCATCCCTGGGGACGGCAATCACGCCGCCGCCATCGCTCAACTCAGCCAGCAGGCCCTGGCTGGGCTAGAGGTAAGGGCCTTGCTCCAACTCGCGGCCCAAATTGTCACCCAAGTCCTCGCCGTCAAAGTTTGCGCCATTTGGGAAATCCGGGCAAACCATCAAACCCTCGCCTGCCACACCATTGTTGGCACAATTGCCCCCGCGACGTCACTACAACTCCAGCATTGGGACTGGCCTCAAATCCGACAGCGCAACACGCCGCCCCTTCACTTCAGCGCCCCCCTACATCATTGCGACCCACAGACTCAACCCACGCATTACCAGGCTGAGTCGGTGCACAATCTGGCCTGTCTAATTAATGGCAATGGCGCGTCAGCTTTCGGCATCTTGGAAATTTATACGCCGCAGCCCCAGGTCTTCACACCCGCTGATATCGAGTTTTTACAGGCGATCGCCCAGTTTATTAGCACCGCGATTCAGCGCCACCAGCATGACCGACTACTGCATATCCGCAATGCCAGCCTCGAAGAAATTGCAGCTAATTGTGCGCTGACAGACATTTTTCAGCATCTGTGTCAGGCGATCGAGACCGATATTCCCGACGCCCGCTGCTCCATTATCCAGCTGGACGAAGCCGGCCAACAAGTCGCGATGCAGGCTTCACCCCGCCTACCGGAATACTACACCCTCGACCGCGAGACCTATCCGATCGACAAGTTACCCGCATTTTATCAACAAGTCCTCAACACCCAATCGGCCTATATCTGGGATGGCCAACTCGCCCTCACCACCGCCGATCCCACTTGGGACACCTATGCTGCCGCTAATCAGCTCCAAGCAGTTTGGGTCATCCCATTCTGTAATGCGGCCAAACCCGAACAAGTCCATGGCTTTCTCACAATTGCCCATTCCACCGCTGCCAGCCCCCAGCCCCAAAATCACCAGCTAATTGAAACAGTGGCCCATCTCGCCGCAGTCGCCACCGAAAATCACCGTAATGCCCACAAGCTCGAAAAGCAGGCAATGTACGATGGCCTCACGGGATTACCCAACCGCATATTCTTCATGCAGCAGCTATCTGCACAGCTACAAGCCCGCCAAGAACCCTTTGCCCTACTTTTCCTCGATGTTGATCACTTCAAGTTAGTCAATGACAGCATGGGGCACAATGCGGGCGACGAACTCCTCGTCGAAATTACCCGCCGACTGATTCCTTGTATTCGCCGCACTGACATGTTTGCCCGGCTCGGTGGCGATGAGTTTGCCATTATGCTGAATGGTGTCCTCAATGTCGGCCAAGCCCAATCGATTGCCGACCAAATCAAAGCCGTCTTATCCCTACCGTTCAAAATCCTCGATCGGGAGGTGTTTGCCTCCGTCAGTATTGGCATCGCTCACTCCGATAACTACTATGCGTCGCCCGCCGAAATCCTCCGGGACGCCGACATCGCCATGTACCGGGCCAAGTCTCTTGGCCGCTCCCGCGCGGCCACCTTCGACAAAACCATGCATGCAAATGTTCTCGATCGCATGCAAATTGAGATGGAATTGCGCCGCGTTGTCGATCAGCTATTTCTCGATGGCAGTTCTCAGCTGCAGCTGTATTACCAACCGATCGTTTCCTTAAAGACAGGCAAGGTAGCTGGGTTTGAAGCACTCATCCGCTGGATGCACCCGGAGCGTGGCACAATTTCGCCCCTGGAGTTCATTCCGATCGCCGAGGAAATTGGTTTGATTATCCCGATCGGGCAATGGGTGATTCAAGAAGCCTGCCAGCAATTAAGCCGTTGGCAAAATGAGCTGAATATTCCCGACTTGAGTATGAGCATCAATGTCTCCAGTCGCCAGTTCTTACAAGCTGATTTCTTGCCGATGGTCCAACAGATCCTCGAATATACCGGCATCTCACCCGACTGCCTCAAAATCGAAATCACTGAAAGCGTCCTGATGGAAACTGCCAATACAGTACTCGAACGCCTCGAATACCTGCGCGACCTTGGCGTCCGCCTCAGCCTCGACGACTTTGGCACCGGCTACTCGTCCCTTAGCTATCTCCAGCAGTTCCCCATCAATACGCTCAAGGTCGATCGCTCCTTCGTCAATACGCTATCGGAAGACCAAGACCAAGTCGTGCAAGCGATTGTCGCCCTCACCGATGGTTTAGCCATGGATGCCGTGGCCGAAGGGATTGAAACCAAAGAACAGCTCGCCCACCTGCGCTTCTTAGGCTGTGAATACGGCCAAGGCTATTTCTTCTCGCCCCCCATGTGCCGCGAGCAAGCCGAAGCGATGCTCATTGATAAACCCCACTGGCCTGATCCACTCAGCTTACTGGCAACCGCCCAGACCCCTGCAACATTACCCCAAGCGATCGAGTAA